A genomic window from Solanum dulcamara chromosome 11, daSolDulc1.2, whole genome shotgun sequence includes:
- the LOC129874577 gene encoding uncharacterized protein LOC129874577 isoform X2, with protein sequence MTGQQNNFEQARYSSIDTTTEVIGSSNQRFFQDASSSINTDIRPPDFTIPVRARPVMNYSIQTGEEFALEFMRERVNPKQNLIPHASGGTAGATSCMDMKDRRGISHTGSESGSDIAMITSVGNTLVQHHERSTSVNEGISNHQSEHTETRAVSRNNNIHGIQSYMSSRSSTLTKLKFLCSFGGRIMPRPSDGKLRYIGGDTHLVRLRNDVSWEEFRQKMLTIFNNCHTIKYQLPGEDLDGLVSVSCDEDLQNMIEECNVLEGDGSQKLRIFLFSYSDLDDSLVGLENIEGDSEMQYVIAVNSMDFGSRKNSIALASTSDKNLDEFLSATIAGENGQVARHVAGADTSDPVIGMPLTSQSSHEGVSISSHTFDSNQLGYLGQSVHHGGAEWQPLPSSIPVDNFPGVGGKNLVLPSMQVQYNHGYHPPNSSQLTNNVLVSSGHGYVNWKGGVDPEQSYQSSHMNDQETHATVVNLKRDNYPREMFELNKAKPREKEVPEEGNIKIESSFQKINEPEKMWPLECKKVVSSNPLNDSASSHVSRVELPNFTAVAVAGNDVIQSKTNDKSQEQVLSSASPEAVQEEKLDRFTEDGFSGSGRTSNSGYGDSGANPHDIRYEQSSFPPRTFRSEWIPREQPGLNRLSKSDDSAASQFIMTHAYSEGSQKIIESVNKLNDGNVAPQTEHFIPSGRSLSANQHATADKGVKLQESQELSVSAREVYTKDGGEVSEANYKPELKAATYAEKVKSGLGEPILSNNIQAASASGQTELHWGDASANRAEGNKEAAQIHSLPEKECQVGAAVSTGRPPVAVGTLEHGSILFDINDRFPRDFLADIFSKAKLMDASPAPAPLHTDGTGLSLNMENHEPKHWSFFQKIAQGDFVRRNVSLMDQDHLSLSSTCATVDDGVSMDYGYPPFKGDGPMIDHMDAQLNIEAEFQQPSPEIVVPDTIDLPSEYNPSQTTDVQSMQYDVEFSSKVPESGYQDENQGAQNAGFPLSILSLGDFDPSSLQIISDEDLEELKELGSGTFGTVYHGKWKGTDVAIKRIKKSCFTGRSSEQERLTVEFWREAEILSKLHHPNVVAFYGVVQDGPGGTLATVAEFMVNGSLRHVLLCKDRHLDRRKRLIIAMDAAFGMEYLHSKNIVHFDLKCDNLLVNLKDPSRPICKVADFGLSKIKRNTLVTGGVRGTLPWMAPELLNGGSNKVSEKVDVFSFGIVLWEILTGEEPYANMHYGAIIGGIVNNTLRPPVPSFCDTEWRMLMEQCWAPDPPIRPSFTEIARRLRSMAAACPTRPHAHPAQNQQSK encoded by the exons ATGACGGGACAGCAAAATAACTTTGAACAAGCTCGTTATAGTTCTATAGACACTACAACAGAGGTCATTGGTTCTTCAAACCAGAGATTTTTCCAGGATGCATCCAGTTCTATCAATACAGACATAAGACCACCTGATTTCACTATACCAGTCAGAGCTAGACCTGTAATGAACTATTCCATTCAGACTGGTGAGGAGTTTGCTCTGGAATTCATGCGTGAAAGAGTTAACCCAAAGCAGAACCTCATTCCTCATGCTTCTGGGGGGACTGCTGGTGCAACTTCTTGTATGGACATGAAGGACAGACGTGGAATATCGCATACAGGTTCTGAAAGTGGATCAGATATCGCCATGATCACCTCAGTTGGGAACACTCTAGTTCAACATCACGAGAGGTCTACTTCTGTAAATGAAGGGATAAGCAACCACCAATCTGAGCACACTGAAACTAGAGCCGTATCAAGAAATAACAACATCCATGGAATTCAAAGCTATATGTCTTCTAGATCTAGTACATTAACAAAGTTGAAGTTCCTCTGCAGTTTTGGTGGTAGAATTATGCCTCGTCCAAGTGATGGGAAACTTAGATATATTGGAGGTGATACGCATCTCGTCCGTTTAAGAAATGATGTTTCATGGGAGGAATTCAGGCAAAAGATGTTGACTATATTTAACAATTGTCACACAATAAAATATCAGCTTCCTGGCGAGGATCTTGATGGATTAGTGTCAGTTTCTTGTGATGAAGACTTGCAAAATATGATAGAGGAATGTAATGTATTAGAAGGTGATGGATCACAAAAGTTGAGGATATTTCTCTTTTCTTACAGTGACTTGGACGATTCTCTGGTTGGTCTGGAGAATATTGAAGGAGATTCAGAAATGCAGTATGTTATTGCTGTCAATAGCATGGACTTTGGTTCAAGAAAAAACTCCATTGCTCTGGCAAGCACTTCAGACAAAAACCTGGATGAGTTTCTGAGTGCAACAATTGCTGGGGAGAATGGTCAAGTTGCTAGACATGTAGCAGGGGCTGATACTTCTGATCCAGTCATTGGCATGCCTCTAACAAGTCAATCTTCTCATGAAGGGGTATCAATTTCATCACACACTTTTGACTCCAATCAACTAGGATACTTGGGTCAATCTGTACATCATGGTGGTGCTGAATGGCAACCTTTACCCTCTTCCATACCAGTTGACAACTTTCCAGGTGTAGGTGGCAAAAACCTTGTTCTTCCATCTATGCAAGTGCAGTATAACCATGGTTATCATCCACCCAACTCTTCACAACTTACAAATAACGTTCTTGTAAGTTCGGGCCATGGTTATGTGAATTGGAAAGGAGGCGTGGATCCCGAGCAGTCTTACCAGAGCTCACATATGAATGACCAAGAAACACATGCTACAGTAGTGAATCTGAAAAGAGATAACTATCCCCGGGAAATGTTTGAACTTAATAAAGCAAAACCTCGAGAGAAGGAAGTGCCTGAGGAGGGAAATATAAAGATAGAGAGCTCTTTCCAGAAAATAAATGAGCCTGAAAAAATGTGGCCTTTGGAATGCAAAAAAGTTGTTTCCTCAAACCCACTGAATGATTCCGCCTCAAGTCACGTTTCTAGAGTTGAATTACCAAACTTCACTGCTGTGGCAGTTGCTGGAAATGATGTTATACAATCTAAAACTAATGACAAGAGTCAGGAGCAAGTGCTGAGTTCAGCGTCTCCCGAAGCTGTTCAGGAAGAAAAACTTGACAGGTTCACTGAAGATGGCTTCTCTGGATCTGGTAGAACATCAAATTCTGGCTATGGAGACTCGGGGGCAAACCCACATGACATTCGCTACGAACAATCATCATTTCCTCCACGGACTTTTCGCTCTGAATGGATACCCAGGGAACAGCCTGGCCTCAATCGTTTATCCAAATCTGATGATTCTGCTGCCTCGCAGTTCATAATGACCCATGCATATTCTGAAGGCTCACAGAAGATCATAGAATCAGTTAATAAATTGAACGATGGGAATGTGGCTCCCCAGACTGAGCATTTTATACCTTCTGGAAGATCTTTGTCTGCTAATCAGCATGCTACTGCAGATAAAGGGGTAAAACTTCAGGAATCTCAAGAGTTAAGTGTTAGTGCCAGAGAAGTTTATACCAAAGATGGTGGAGAAGTTTCTGAAGCAAACTATAAGCCTGAGCTGAAAGCTGCAACTTATGCAGAGAAAGTGAAATCTGGACTAGGTGAACCTATATTAAGCAATAATATCCAGGCTGCGTCTGCTTCCGGGCAGACAGAGCTTCATTGGGGTGATGCATCTGCAAATAGAGCCGAGGGAAATAAAGAAGCAGCGCAAATACACTCTTTGCCTGAGAAAGAGTGTCAGGTTGGAGCAGCAGTTTCCACAGGGAGACCCCCTGTTGCTGTTGGCACACTTGAGCATGGAAGCATACTTTTTGACATTAATGACCGCTTTCCCCGTGATTTTCTCGCTGATATATTTTCCAAAGCCAAGCTCATGGATGCCTCACCAGCACCTGCCCCACTACACACTGATGGAACTGGTTTGAGCTTGAATATGGAGAACCATGAACCAAAGCACTGGTCCTTTTTTCAAAAGATAGCTCAAGGTGATTTTGTTAGAAGAAATGTCTCTTTGATGGATCAGGATCATCTTAGTCTGTCTTCTACCTGTGCAACTGTTGATGATGGGGTGTCTATGGATTATGGCTATCCTCCTTTCAAGGGTGATGGACCAATGATAGATCATATGGACGCTCAACTCAATATTGAAGCTGAGTTCCAGCAACCATCACCTGAAATTGTTGTCCCAGACACCATTGATTTGCCTTCAGAGTACAACCCTTCTCAAACCACTGATGTTCAAAGTATGCAGTATGATGTTGAATTTAGTTCCAAAGTACCTGAATCGGGTTATCAG GATGAGAACCAAGGAGCTCAGAATGCTGGCTTTCCGCTTTCCATTCTCTCGCTTGGAGACTTTGATCCCAGCTCCTTGCAG ATTATCAGTGATGAAGATCTTGAAGAGTTAAAGGAATTGGGTTCTGGAACATTTGGGACCGTATATCATGGAAAATGGAAAGGGACTGACGTTGCCATCAAGAGAATTAAAAAAAGCTGTTTCACAGGTCGGTCATCAGAGCAGGAGAGATTG ACTGTGGAGTTTTGGCGTGAAGCTGAAATTCTTTCAAAACTTCATCATCCCAATGTGGTGGCATTTTATGGTGTAGTGCAAGATGGGCCAGGAGGGACTCTTGCCACAGTAGCAGAATTCATGGTGAATGGTTCTCTTAGACATGTTTTACTTTGCAAGGACAG ACACCTTGATCGTCGGAAGAGGCTCATAATTGCAATGGATGCTGCATTTGGAATGGAATATTTGCACTCGAAGAATATTGTGCATTTTGATCTAAAATGTGACAATTTGCTTGTTAACTTAAAGGATCCTTCTCGACCTATTTGTAAG GTGGCTGATTTTGGACTGTCAAAAATTAAGAGAAATACCTTGGTTACTGGTGGTGTCAGGGGAACGCTTCCATGGATGGCTCCAGAGCTATTGAATGGTGGTAGTAATAAGGTTTCTGAGAAG GTCGATGTCTTTTCCTTTGGGATTGTGCTCTGGGAAATCCTCACTGGCGAAGAACCTTATGCAAATATGCATTATGGAGCAATTATAG GTGGTATTGTCAACAACACCTTGAGACCGCCTGTGCCAAGCTTCTGTGACACTGAGTGGAGAATGCTCATGGAACAGTGTTGGGCTCCAGATCCTCCCATCCGCCCATCTTTCACTGAAATTGCCAGACGCTTACGTTCCATGGCTGCTGCCTGTCCAACAAGACCACACGCTCATCCAGCACAAAATCAGCAATCCAAGTGA
- the LOC129874577 gene encoding uncharacterized protein LOC129874577 isoform X1 — MDRDFGVGMTGQQNNFEQARYSSIDTTTEVIGSSNQRFFQDASSSINTDIRPPDFTIPVRARPVMNYSIQTGEEFALEFMRERVNPKQNLIPHASGGTAGATSCMDMKDRRGISHTGSESGSDIAMITSVGNTLVQHHERSTSVNEGISNHQSEHTETRAVSRNNNIHGIQSYMSSRSSTLTKLKFLCSFGGRIMPRPSDGKLRYIGGDTHLVRLRNDVSWEEFRQKMLTIFNNCHTIKYQLPGEDLDGLVSVSCDEDLQNMIEECNVLEGDGSQKLRIFLFSYSDLDDSLVGLENIEGDSEMQYVIAVNSMDFGSRKNSIALASTSDKNLDEFLSATIAGENGQVARHVAGADTSDPVIGMPLTSQSSHEGVSISSHTFDSNQLGYLGQSVHHGGAEWQPLPSSIPVDNFPGVGGKNLVLPSMQVQYNHGYHPPNSSQLTNNVLVSSGHGYVNWKGGVDPEQSYQSSHMNDQETHATVVNLKRDNYPREMFELNKAKPREKEVPEEGNIKIESSFQKINEPEKMWPLECKKVVSSNPLNDSASSHVSRVELPNFTAVAVAGNDVIQSKTNDKSQEQVLSSASPEAVQEEKLDRFTEDGFSGSGRTSNSGYGDSGANPHDIRYEQSSFPPRTFRSEWIPREQPGLNRLSKSDDSAASQFIMTHAYSEGSQKIIESVNKLNDGNVAPQTEHFIPSGRSLSANQHATADKGVKLQESQELSVSAREVYTKDGGEVSEANYKPELKAATYAEKVKSGLGEPILSNNIQAASASGQTELHWGDASANRAEGNKEAAQIHSLPEKECQVGAAVSTGRPPVAVGTLEHGSILFDINDRFPRDFLADIFSKAKLMDASPAPAPLHTDGTGLSLNMENHEPKHWSFFQKIAQGDFVRRNVSLMDQDHLSLSSTCATVDDGVSMDYGYPPFKGDGPMIDHMDAQLNIEAEFQQPSPEIVVPDTIDLPSEYNPSQTTDVQSMQYDVEFSSKVPESGYQDENQGAQNAGFPLSILSLGDFDPSSLQIISDEDLEELKELGSGTFGTVYHGKWKGTDVAIKRIKKSCFTGRSSEQERLTVEFWREAEILSKLHHPNVVAFYGVVQDGPGGTLATVAEFMVNGSLRHVLLCKDRHLDRRKRLIIAMDAAFGMEYLHSKNIVHFDLKCDNLLVNLKDPSRPICKVADFGLSKIKRNTLVTGGVRGTLPWMAPELLNGGSNKVSEKVDVFSFGIVLWEILTGEEPYANMHYGAIIGGIVNNTLRPPVPSFCDTEWRMLMEQCWAPDPPIRPSFTEIARRLRSMAAACPTRPHAHPAQNQQSK; from the exons ATGGATAGGGATTTTGGAGTAGGAATGACGGGACAGCAAAATAACTTTGAACAAGCTCGTTATAGTTCTATAGACACTACAACAGAGGTCATTGGTTCTTCAAACCAGAGATTTTTCCAGGATGCATCCAGTTCTATCAATACAGACATAAGACCACCTGATTTCACTATACCAGTCAGAGCTAGACCTGTAATGAACTATTCCATTCAGACTGGTGAGGAGTTTGCTCTGGAATTCATGCGTGAAAGAGTTAACCCAAAGCAGAACCTCATTCCTCATGCTTCTGGGGGGACTGCTGGTGCAACTTCTTGTATGGACATGAAGGACAGACGTGGAATATCGCATACAGGTTCTGAAAGTGGATCAGATATCGCCATGATCACCTCAGTTGGGAACACTCTAGTTCAACATCACGAGAGGTCTACTTCTGTAAATGAAGGGATAAGCAACCACCAATCTGAGCACACTGAAACTAGAGCCGTATCAAGAAATAACAACATCCATGGAATTCAAAGCTATATGTCTTCTAGATCTAGTACATTAACAAAGTTGAAGTTCCTCTGCAGTTTTGGTGGTAGAATTATGCCTCGTCCAAGTGATGGGAAACTTAGATATATTGGAGGTGATACGCATCTCGTCCGTTTAAGAAATGATGTTTCATGGGAGGAATTCAGGCAAAAGATGTTGACTATATTTAACAATTGTCACACAATAAAATATCAGCTTCCTGGCGAGGATCTTGATGGATTAGTGTCAGTTTCTTGTGATGAAGACTTGCAAAATATGATAGAGGAATGTAATGTATTAGAAGGTGATGGATCACAAAAGTTGAGGATATTTCTCTTTTCTTACAGTGACTTGGACGATTCTCTGGTTGGTCTGGAGAATATTGAAGGAGATTCAGAAATGCAGTATGTTATTGCTGTCAATAGCATGGACTTTGGTTCAAGAAAAAACTCCATTGCTCTGGCAAGCACTTCAGACAAAAACCTGGATGAGTTTCTGAGTGCAACAATTGCTGGGGAGAATGGTCAAGTTGCTAGACATGTAGCAGGGGCTGATACTTCTGATCCAGTCATTGGCATGCCTCTAACAAGTCAATCTTCTCATGAAGGGGTATCAATTTCATCACACACTTTTGACTCCAATCAACTAGGATACTTGGGTCAATCTGTACATCATGGTGGTGCTGAATGGCAACCTTTACCCTCTTCCATACCAGTTGACAACTTTCCAGGTGTAGGTGGCAAAAACCTTGTTCTTCCATCTATGCAAGTGCAGTATAACCATGGTTATCATCCACCCAACTCTTCACAACTTACAAATAACGTTCTTGTAAGTTCGGGCCATGGTTATGTGAATTGGAAAGGAGGCGTGGATCCCGAGCAGTCTTACCAGAGCTCACATATGAATGACCAAGAAACACATGCTACAGTAGTGAATCTGAAAAGAGATAACTATCCCCGGGAAATGTTTGAACTTAATAAAGCAAAACCTCGAGAGAAGGAAGTGCCTGAGGAGGGAAATATAAAGATAGAGAGCTCTTTCCAGAAAATAAATGAGCCTGAAAAAATGTGGCCTTTGGAATGCAAAAAAGTTGTTTCCTCAAACCCACTGAATGATTCCGCCTCAAGTCACGTTTCTAGAGTTGAATTACCAAACTTCACTGCTGTGGCAGTTGCTGGAAATGATGTTATACAATCTAAAACTAATGACAAGAGTCAGGAGCAAGTGCTGAGTTCAGCGTCTCCCGAAGCTGTTCAGGAAGAAAAACTTGACAGGTTCACTGAAGATGGCTTCTCTGGATCTGGTAGAACATCAAATTCTGGCTATGGAGACTCGGGGGCAAACCCACATGACATTCGCTACGAACAATCATCATTTCCTCCACGGACTTTTCGCTCTGAATGGATACCCAGGGAACAGCCTGGCCTCAATCGTTTATCCAAATCTGATGATTCTGCTGCCTCGCAGTTCATAATGACCCATGCATATTCTGAAGGCTCACAGAAGATCATAGAATCAGTTAATAAATTGAACGATGGGAATGTGGCTCCCCAGACTGAGCATTTTATACCTTCTGGAAGATCTTTGTCTGCTAATCAGCATGCTACTGCAGATAAAGGGGTAAAACTTCAGGAATCTCAAGAGTTAAGTGTTAGTGCCAGAGAAGTTTATACCAAAGATGGTGGAGAAGTTTCTGAAGCAAACTATAAGCCTGAGCTGAAAGCTGCAACTTATGCAGAGAAAGTGAAATCTGGACTAGGTGAACCTATATTAAGCAATAATATCCAGGCTGCGTCTGCTTCCGGGCAGACAGAGCTTCATTGGGGTGATGCATCTGCAAATAGAGCCGAGGGAAATAAAGAAGCAGCGCAAATACACTCTTTGCCTGAGAAAGAGTGTCAGGTTGGAGCAGCAGTTTCCACAGGGAGACCCCCTGTTGCTGTTGGCACACTTGAGCATGGAAGCATACTTTTTGACATTAATGACCGCTTTCCCCGTGATTTTCTCGCTGATATATTTTCCAAAGCCAAGCTCATGGATGCCTCACCAGCACCTGCCCCACTACACACTGATGGAACTGGTTTGAGCTTGAATATGGAGAACCATGAACCAAAGCACTGGTCCTTTTTTCAAAAGATAGCTCAAGGTGATTTTGTTAGAAGAAATGTCTCTTTGATGGATCAGGATCATCTTAGTCTGTCTTCTACCTGTGCAACTGTTGATGATGGGGTGTCTATGGATTATGGCTATCCTCCTTTCAAGGGTGATGGACCAATGATAGATCATATGGACGCTCAACTCAATATTGAAGCTGAGTTCCAGCAACCATCACCTGAAATTGTTGTCCCAGACACCATTGATTTGCCTTCAGAGTACAACCCTTCTCAAACCACTGATGTTCAAAGTATGCAGTATGATGTTGAATTTAGTTCCAAAGTACCTGAATCGGGTTATCAG GATGAGAACCAAGGAGCTCAGAATGCTGGCTTTCCGCTTTCCATTCTCTCGCTTGGAGACTTTGATCCCAGCTCCTTGCAG ATTATCAGTGATGAAGATCTTGAAGAGTTAAAGGAATTGGGTTCTGGAACATTTGGGACCGTATATCATGGAAAATGGAAAGGGACTGACGTTGCCATCAAGAGAATTAAAAAAAGCTGTTTCACAGGTCGGTCATCAGAGCAGGAGAGATTG ACTGTGGAGTTTTGGCGTGAAGCTGAAATTCTTTCAAAACTTCATCATCCCAATGTGGTGGCATTTTATGGTGTAGTGCAAGATGGGCCAGGAGGGACTCTTGCCACAGTAGCAGAATTCATGGTGAATGGTTCTCTTAGACATGTTTTACTTTGCAAGGACAG ACACCTTGATCGTCGGAAGAGGCTCATAATTGCAATGGATGCTGCATTTGGAATGGAATATTTGCACTCGAAGAATATTGTGCATTTTGATCTAAAATGTGACAATTTGCTTGTTAACTTAAAGGATCCTTCTCGACCTATTTGTAAG GTGGCTGATTTTGGACTGTCAAAAATTAAGAGAAATACCTTGGTTACTGGTGGTGTCAGGGGAACGCTTCCATGGATGGCTCCAGAGCTATTGAATGGTGGTAGTAATAAGGTTTCTGAGAAG GTCGATGTCTTTTCCTTTGGGATTGTGCTCTGGGAAATCCTCACTGGCGAAGAACCTTATGCAAATATGCATTATGGAGCAATTATAG GTGGTATTGTCAACAACACCTTGAGACCGCCTGTGCCAAGCTTCTGTGACACTGAGTGGAGAATGCTCATGGAACAGTGTTGGGCTCCAGATCCTCCCATCCGCCCATCTTTCACTGAAATTGCCAGACGCTTACGTTCCATGGCTGCTGCCTGTCCAACAAGACCACACGCTCATCCAGCACAAAATCAGCAATCCAAGTGA